From the Thermococcus sp. 18S1 genome, one window contains:
- the mntA gene encoding type VII toxin-antitoxin system antitoxin protein adenylyltransferase MntA has protein sequence MVMKTLGEIETILKAHKNELKERFGVKEIGIFGSYVRGEAKETSDIDILVDFYEVPSLFRFIELEEYLEELLGVRADLVLKSALKPKISEYVMREVIYV, from the coding sequence ATGGTCATGAAGACTCTGGGGGAGATAGAAACTATCCTAAAGGCCCACAAAAATGAGCTGAAGGAGAGGTTTGGAGTAAAGGAGATTGGGATATTCGGTTCCTACGTCCGCGGAGAGGCCAAGGAAACGAGCGATATTGACATTCTGGTTGACTTCTACGAGGTTCCTTCCCTGTTCAGGTTCATAGAGCTCGAGGAGTACCTCGAGGAACTTCTCGGTGTAAGGGCTGACCTCGTTCTAAAGTCCGCTTTGAAGCCCAAAATTTCCGAATATGTGATGAGGGAGGTCATCTACGTATGA
- a CDS encoding DUF86 domain-containing protein: MKRAHEDYINDIIEAIALIEEFTANMEFEEFERDKKTQFAVIRALEIIGEAAKAIPEEFKEKHPEVPWKEMARMRDKLIHAYFGVDLRVVWRTLNEDIPQLKKKLETLI, translated from the coding sequence ATGAAACGAGCGCATGAAGACTACATCAACGATATCATTGAGGCAATAGCGCTGATAGAAGAGTTCACCGCCAACATGGAGTTTGAGGAATTCGAGCGAGACAAGAAGACCCAGTTTGCAGTTATTCGGGCTCTGGAGATAATCGGTGAAGCCGCCAAGGCCATCCCAGAAGAGTTCAAGGAGAAACACCCGGAAGTGCCCTGGAAAGAGATGGCAAGAATGAGGGATAAACTTATACACGCGTATTTTGGAGTTGATCTTCGGGTGGTGTGGCGAACCCTCAACGAAGACATTCCACAGCTG